One Anaeromicrobium sediminis genomic window, CCTCAGGACCTCTCATCATGACCCCTTCAATTATGGCCTGACCACCTATACTTGTGGGTCTTGCTTGTTTTAAAAATATTTTTTCAAAATCCACTCTAATCTTCCTCTCATAAATGTCCTATATTTGATTTTAGCACAAATTTTTATATATTGTAAATGTCCAAAGGTTGGTTAACCTATAAAAAAGCATACTCCGTATGCTTCGCTATGGAACCCTATGGTTCCCTTCGACGCAACTAAAGTTGCTGAACACCCTCCTTTAAAGAGGCAGGGGAATCCTTCCCCTACAACCCCTTCATTTTTTATCCATAGATTTTTATATATTATAATTTCCTTGGGGATAAAAAAAACCTTAAGCTTAAATATATTAAGTCTTAAGGTTTTATATATTAATCCCTTGGTACTTCGTGATGTAATCTACATCTAGCTTCATAACTTTCTGTAGCTCCCACTAAAATAGTAGGCTCATCGTACCCGGCAGGTTTTCCATTTATAAGTCTTTGTGTTCTATGGGCTGGATCTCCACAAATCATGCATACAGCTGTTATTTTGTCCACAAATTCTGCAATTGCTAAAAGTTCTGGTGTAGGTCCAAAGGGTTCTCCCCTAAAATCCATATCAAGCCCAGCTGCGATTACTCTTAGTCCCTTATTGGCTAATTGTCTTGCAACATTTACTACTTCCTTATCTAAAAATTGTACTTCGTCTATGGCAACTACTTCCGTATCCATGTCCACATGGCCTAATATTTCACATGCCTTTTCTATTAAAATTGCATCATTCTTTTGTCCACTGTGGGATACTACTTCATCCACACTATATCTGTTATCTATAGCAGGTTTAAATACTAGAACTTTTTGCTTTGCTATTTTTGCCCTCTTTGTTCTTCTTATTAATTCTTCACTTTTACCACTATACATAGGGCCAACTACAACTTCTATCCAACCATGGTGAGTGGGTCCGTACATTATTTTGTGCCTCCTTCATGTGTGTAAATCCGTATAACTTCTTTTTTGAAACAACAAAGGTTAGAGATTTAATCTCTAACCTATAGTATACATGTAGTATTAATCTAATAAGATTACTTATTAAGACCATATTTTTTATTGAATTTATCAACACGTCCACCTTGGTCAACAAGTTTTTGCTTTCCAGTGTAGAACGGGTGACATGCAGAACAGATTTCTACTCTGATTTCATCTTTCACAGAACCTGTCTCAAATTCGTTACCACAAGCACATCTTACGTTAATAGTTTTGTAATCTGGATGGATACCCTTCTTCATCGCCAGCTCACCTCTTTCTTTATTCATTTCTCTATGTTTAGTAATCAATTTACTCAATAACTATTACATTATAGCATATGTCAAATTATAGTTCAAGGTTTTTGTATATAACTTAACCATACATAATTAGCAATTATTTTAAGTTATTTTTTAGTGTGAATAAGAACTCTTCATTAGTTTTAGTTGCTGATAATCTAGTGATTATTTTACCTATAATCTCTTGAGTTGGATTATTTGATAAGGCCCTTCTTATTCTCCAGATAGACTCCAATTCCTTAGGAGATAAAAGTAAGTCTTCTCTTCTCGTTCCTGATTTGTTCACATCTATAGCTGGGAATATTCTCTTTTCAGATAGTTTTCTATCTAAATGAAGTTCCATATTACCAGTACCCTTAAATTCTTCAAATATTACATCGTCCATTCTGCTTCCCGTATCTACTAGGGCTGTGGCTAA contains:
- a CDS encoding thymidine kinase, which translates into the protein MYGPTHHGWIEVVVGPMYSGKSEELIRRTKRAKIAKQKVLVFKPAIDNRYSVDEVVSHSGQKNDAILIEKACEILGHVDMDTEVVAIDEVQFLDKEVVNVARQLANKGLRVIAAGLDMDFRGEPFGPTPELLAIAEFVDKITAVCMICGDPAHRTQRLINGKPAGYDEPTILVGATESYEARCRLHHEVPRD
- the rpmE gene encoding 50S ribosomal protein L31; its protein translation is MKKGIHPDYKTINVRCACGNEFETGSVKDEIRVEICSACHPFYTGKQKLVDQGGRVDKFNKKYGLNK